Proteins encoded within one genomic window of Streptomyces profundus:
- a CDS encoding lysine N(6)-hydroxylase/L-ornithine N(5)-oxygenase family protein — translation MRHEKSEAQQDHYHCVGIGAGPANLSLASLLHPVPSLSNLFLDRKESFSWHDGQQIPGSSLQVSLFKDLVTLADPTNPFSFLAYLHDQGRIHHFINASFASVAREEFRDYLDWACRHNENVVFGENVREIDFDGVFRIRTDRRTVTGDNLVVGVGNRPWVPEYAVPHLGATNFHVSEFLQHTPGTGGKRVVVVGGGQSGAEAFEYLVARQGADQPRRVSWISRRRNFFPIDDSPFTNDFFMPCHSEYFYALPPRAREAFNRRYVLSSDGISESTLRSVYQSLYTRRFVDGLDDLVGLYPNRETTGLSPGVDGSWVVTTRHCDRPAAQERFEADVVVWATGFAPAPLDFLGPLADRLEWEGNEPRVDADFAARWDGPPGHDIFFQNAVRGQRGLADVNLSLNAWRSRRIVDRLRGRRGDEQLPSFIEWSAKASAPNP, via the coding sequence ATGCGTCATGAGAAATCCGAGGCTCAGCAGGACCATTACCACTGCGTGGGCATCGGCGCCGGACCAGCCAACTTGAGCCTCGCCTCACTGCTCCACCCGGTTCCCTCGCTGTCGAACCTCTTCCTCGATCGCAAGGAGAGCTTCAGCTGGCACGACGGGCAGCAGATTCCCGGCAGTTCGCTCCAGGTCTCGCTCTTCAAGGACCTGGTCACGTTGGCCGATCCGACCAACCCGTTCTCGTTCCTCGCCTACCTGCACGACCAGGGGCGGATCCACCACTTCATCAACGCCAGCTTCGCCTCCGTCGCGCGGGAGGAGTTCCGCGACTACCTCGACTGGGCCTGCCGGCACAACGAGAACGTCGTCTTCGGCGAGAACGTCCGTGAGATCGACTTCGACGGGGTGTTCCGGATACGGACCGACCGCAGAACGGTGACGGGCGACAACCTCGTCGTGGGGGTGGGCAACCGCCCCTGGGTGCCCGAGTACGCCGTGCCCCATCTGGGCGCCACGAACTTCCACGTCAGCGAGTTCCTCCAGCACACCCCCGGCACCGGGGGCAAGCGGGTGGTCGTGGTCGGCGGCGGCCAGTCCGGCGCCGAGGCGTTCGAGTACCTCGTGGCACGTCAGGGCGCGGACCAGCCCCGGCGGGTGTCGTGGATCTCGCGGCGGCGCAACTTCTTCCCCATCGACGACTCGCCGTTCACCAACGACTTCTTCATGCCGTGCCACTCGGAGTACTTCTACGCTCTGCCACCCAGGGCGCGGGAGGCGTTCAACAGGAGATACGTCCTCAGCAGCGACGGGATCTCGGAGAGCACCCTGCGCTCGGTCTACCAGAGCCTCTACACCCGCAGGTTCGTCGACGGCCTGGACGACCTCGTCGGGCTGTATCCCAACCGGGAGACGACGGGGCTGTCCCCGGGGGTGGACGGCAGCTGGGTCGTCACCACCCGGCACTGCGACCGCCCCGCGGCCCAGGAGCGCTTCGAGGCCGACGTGGTGGTGTGGGCGACCGGGTTCGCGCCCGCCCCCCTGGACTTCCTCGGCCCGCTGGCGGACCGGCTGGAGTGGGAGGGGAACGAGCCGCGGGTGGATGCCGACTTCGCGGCGCGCTGGGACGGCCCCCCTGGGCACGACATCTTCTTCCAGAACGCGGTCCGCGGGCAGCGCGGGCTGGCCGATGTCAACCTCAGCCTCAACGCCTGGCGGAGCCGGCGCATCGTCGACCGCCTCCGCGGGCGGCGCGGCGACGAGCAGTTGCCCTCCTTCATCGAATGGTCGGCGAAGGCGTCGGCCCCCAACCCGTGA
- a CDS encoding KamA family radical SAM protein has translation MSSIPHQPYTYRRHEAKEPDPRRLPGWRTVTDQEWHSAQWQRAHCVKNARELREVTGNLLGDAFFADLERDQRERATMSMLLTPQVINTIAPEVTAHRANQLTDAYYADPVRRYMLPVFSDRRRDFPSHPHAQRDSLHEREMWSAEGLTHRYPTKALVELVATCPQYCGHCTRMDLVGNSTAQVEKVRFSSRPQARVAAVLDYLRATPTVRDVVVSGGDIANLPWPRLEGFVTELLEIESVRDIRLASKALIGLPQHWTDPTVLAGLRRLTALARPRGVQIAFHTHANAAQQITPGVAAASRALLETGLRDVRNQAVLLRTVNDSTEALLDLSFALLDSATIMPYYVYMCDMIPGSEHWRTSVAKAQELQHSIMGYLPGFATPRVVCDVPYVGKRWVHQVSDYDRTLGISYWTKNYRTRLDSHDEGELDRLYEYHDPIDTLPPEGQRWWLARLMDRVDGHGVVRA, from the coding sequence ATGTCTAGCATCCCGCACCAGCCGTACACCTACCGCCGGCACGAGGCCAAGGAGCCCGATCCGCGCCGCTTACCGGGCTGGCGCACGGTCACGGACCAGGAGTGGCACTCCGCGCAGTGGCAGCGCGCCCACTGCGTCAAGAACGCGCGCGAGCTCCGGGAGGTTACGGGGAACCTCCTCGGGGACGCCTTCTTCGCCGACCTTGAGCGCGACCAGCGGGAGCGCGCCACGATGTCCATGCTTCTCACCCCGCAGGTGATCAACACGATCGCCCCCGAGGTCACCGCCCACCGCGCAAACCAACTCACCGACGCCTACTACGCGGATCCGGTCCGCCGCTACATGCTGCCGGTGTTCTCCGATCGCCGTCGCGACTTCCCGTCCCATCCCCACGCCCAACGCGATTCGCTGCACGAGCGCGAGATGTGGTCGGCGGAGGGGCTCACCCACCGCTATCCGACGAAGGCGCTGGTCGAGCTGGTGGCCACCTGCCCGCAGTACTGCGGACACTGCACCCGCATGGACCTGGTGGGGAACTCCACCGCCCAGGTGGAGAAGGTGCGCTTCTCGTCGCGTCCGCAGGCGCGCGTCGCCGCTGTCCTCGACTACCTGCGCGCCACGCCGACCGTACGCGATGTCGTGGTCTCGGGCGGAGACATCGCCAACCTGCCGTGGCCCCGGCTGGAGGGGTTCGTCACGGAGCTGCTGGAGATCGAGTCCGTGCGCGACATCCGGCTGGCCAGCAAGGCGCTGATCGGACTGCCCCAGCACTGGACCGATCCCACGGTGCTCGCCGGACTGCGCCGGCTGACGGCTCTCGCTCGACCGCGGGGCGTGCAGATCGCGTTCCACACCCACGCGAACGCCGCCCAACAGATCACCCCAGGCGTCGCGGCGGCCTCCCGGGCGCTGCTTGAGACGGGGCTGCGGGACGTGCGGAACCAGGCCGTGCTGCTGAGGACCGTGAACGACTCCACGGAGGCGCTTCTCGACCTGTCCTTCGCGCTCCTCGACTCCGCGACGATCATGCCCTACTACGTCTACATGTGCGACATGATCCCCGGCAGCGAGCACTGGCGGACCTCGGTCGCGAAGGCCCAGGAGCTCCAGCACTCGATCATGGGCTATCTGCCCGGGTTCGCCACCCCCCGCGTGGTCTGCGACGTGCCCTACGTGGGGAAGCGGTGGGTGCATCAAGTCTCCGACTACGACCGCACCCTGGGCATCTCCTACTGGACGAAGAACTACCGCACCCGGCTCGACTCACACGACGAGGGGGAGCTCGACCGGCTCTACGAGTACCACGACCCCATCGACACGCTTCCGCCGGAGGGACAGCGGTGGTGGCTCGCGCGCCTCATGGACCGCGTCGACGGTCACGGGGTGGTGCGCGCCTGA
- a CDS encoding SET domain-containing protein: protein MLTKGVDIRPSPTHNVGLFATEAIPAGTAVWLPCPKCSRWSADEVGRLPADRFAALDAYGHLLDDGSLLLPCLGAYLMNHSCRANVLDFGLDFGVTVRDVEVGEEVTCDYATFTEDKGWRMACRCDAVGCRGVVTTAEGGDPALRAGWRARVEAVLPRIAEVAQPLHDVLVDVSEPYRRARAGARALAHVSTSASVCAPTLP, encoded by the coding sequence GTGCTCACCAAGGGAGTCGACATCCGCCCGAGTCCCACGCACAACGTGGGGCTGTTCGCCACCGAGGCCATCCCGGCGGGCACCGCGGTGTGGCTGCCGTGTCCGAAGTGCTCGCGCTGGTCCGCCGATGAGGTGGGGCGCCTGCCCGCGGACCGGTTCGCCGCCCTGGACGCGTACGGGCATCTGCTGGACGACGGAAGCCTGTTGCTGCCGTGCCTCGGCGCCTATCTGATGAACCACTCGTGCCGGGCGAACGTGCTGGACTTCGGCCTCGACTTCGGGGTGACCGTCCGGGACGTCGAGGTCGGCGAGGAAGTCACCTGCGACTACGCCACGTTCACCGAGGACAAGGGCTGGCGTATGGCCTGCCGGTGCGACGCCGTCGGGTGCCGGGGGGTCGTCACCACTGCCGAGGGGGGCGACCCGGCGCTCCGTGCCGGGTGGCGGGCCCGGGTCGAGGCCGTTCTGCCGCGGATCGCGGAGGTGGCGCAGCCGCTGCACGACGTGCTGGTCGACGTGAGCGAGCCCTACCGGCGTGCCAGGGCGGGGGCGAGGGCGTTGGCGCACGTCTCCACCAGCGCGAGCGTGTGCGCCCCCACGCTGCCGTAG
- a CDS encoding peptide ligase PGM1-related protein → MRRDHPLLILGNFVNELMVARPTHRHADALIAVSPRKIWLTRPGDVLVTPRPVPGALLDYACGLLGFSPEDVTRLDAPTPNLETLTAAVRRDGLVDRLRAELAERPGARLQAFAQDRPALSLAAELGVPVEGYGPDGVPDGATDAVYRMNTKPGFRDVAQECGIRVAHGFTCATEEDLAAGLRKVLAERGGAVVKPARGSNGYGVAFWDADDLPELDSRLAAYVADLAEQPVGWVVEERLDLTRVVTVEMEVDDDGPRVLHVGEMRTPNGSFSGQVTPLVAGTAAVGELTEGGLALGRYLHRVGYRGPFDIDGGITADDTLYATESNVRKTGCTYLDLLVRRLLGEEGAGGAVWLADSRPGTADLDFASGLERIRRAGLAFAPGARRGVVLTADTLAVDGKWRYLILATSHDEVDATEAALAGLLGLG, encoded by the coding sequence ATGCGACGCGACCACCCGCTGCTGATCCTGGGAAACTTCGTCAACGAACTGATGGTGGCCCGCCCGACGCACCGGCACGCGGACGCCCTCATCGCCGTGTCCCCCCGCAAGATCTGGTTGACCCGGCCCGGCGACGTGCTGGTGACCCCCAGGCCCGTGCCGGGCGCCCTCCTCGACTACGCCTGCGGCCTTCTCGGGTTCTCCCCCGAGGACGTGACGCGGCTCGACGCGCCGACCCCGAACCTGGAGACGCTGACCGCCGCCGTGCGCCGGGACGGCCTCGTCGATCGGCTGCGCGCCGAGCTCGCCGAGCGCCCCGGCGCCCGCCTCCAGGCGTTCGCGCAGGATCGTCCCGCGCTGTCCCTGGCGGCCGAACTGGGCGTGCCCGTCGAGGGGTACGGCCCGGACGGTGTGCCGGACGGCGCCACCGACGCGGTCTACCGGATGAACACCAAGCCGGGCTTCCGGGACGTCGCCCAGGAGTGCGGTATCCGGGTGGCCCACGGGTTCACCTGCGCCACCGAGGAGGATCTGGCGGCCGGCCTCCGCAAGGTGCTCGCCGAGCGCGGCGGCGCGGTGGTGAAGCCGGCACGCGGCTCCAACGGCTACGGTGTCGCCTTCTGGGACGCCGACGACCTTCCCGAGCTCGACAGCCGGCTCGCGGCGTACGTCGCCGACCTGGCCGAACAACCCGTGGGCTGGGTCGTCGAGGAGCGGCTCGACCTCACGCGCGTCGTCACCGTCGAGATGGAGGTCGACGACGACGGGCCACGTGTCCTGCACGTCGGTGAGATGCGGACGCCCAACGGCAGTTTCAGCGGTCAGGTCACCCCGCTGGTGGCCGGCACCGCCGCCGTCGGCGAGCTGACCGAGGGCGGGCTCGCGCTCGGCCGCTACCTCCACCGGGTCGGCTACCGGGGGCCGTTCGACATCGACGGCGGCATCACCGCCGACGACACGCTGTACGCGACCGAGAGCAACGTGCGGAAGACCGGCTGCACCTACCTCGACCTGCTGGTGCGACGACTGCTCGGCGAGGAGGGTGCCGGCGGCGCCGTCTGGCTGGCCGACTCCCGACCGGGCACGGCCGATCTCGACTTCGCCTCCGGCCTGGAGCGGATCCGGCGGGCCGGGTTGGCCTTCGCCCCCGGCGCGCGGCGCGGTGTGGTGCTGACCGCCGACACGCTGGCCGTGGACGGCAAGTGGCGCTACCTGATCCTGGCCACGAGCCACGACGAGGTGGACGCCACGGAGGCCGCCCTCGCCGGACTGCTCGGACTGGGGTGA
- a CDS encoding class I SAM-dependent methyltransferase produces the protein MSTSQDWIEEDSTDFVEFGDYFVPNRQTQIDTVLSLIPPPDAPVEMLDLCCGPGLLSKGLLEAFPQATVVGLDLSPVMLETARRELSGFGERFAAERFDLGGRSWRSRPVAPAAVVSSLAVHHLDGEQKQALFRDVHRLLRPGGVLVLADLVQPVGARGLALAREGWNTAVRERSLARHQSLTPYEKFHELEWSCYEYPDELDKPSPLPDQLRWLTEAGFDEVDVYWMRAGHAVYGGVKAEGRR, from the coding sequence GTGAGCACATCGCAGGACTGGATCGAAGAGGACTCCACCGACTTCGTGGAGTTCGGCGACTATTTCGTACCGAACCGTCAGACACAGATCGATACCGTTCTGTCCCTCATCCCGCCGCCGGACGCACCGGTCGAGATGTTGGACCTGTGCTGCGGACCCGGTCTGCTGAGCAAGGGCCTGCTGGAAGCCTTTCCCCAGGCCACCGTCGTCGGTCTTGACCTCAGCCCCGTCATGCTGGAGACCGCGCGCCGGGAGCTGTCCGGGTTCGGGGAGCGCTTCGCGGCCGAGCGGTTCGACCTCGGCGGTCGGTCCTGGCGGAGCCGTCCCGTGGCGCCGGCGGCCGTCGTCTCCTCGCTGGCCGTTCACCACCTCGACGGCGAGCAGAAGCAAGCGCTCTTCCGTGACGTACACCGCCTTCTGCGGCCCGGCGGTGTGCTCGTCCTCGCCGACCTCGTGCAGCCGGTCGGCGCGCGAGGTCTTGCGCTCGCACGCGAGGGCTGGAACACGGCGGTCAGGGAGCGGAGCCTCGCGCGCCACCAGAGCCTCACCCCGTACGAGAAGTTCCACGAGCTGGAGTGGAGTTGCTACGAGTACCCGGACGAGCTCGACAAGCCCTCGCCCCTCCCCGACCAGCTGCGCTGGCTGACCGAGGCGGGTTTCGACGAGGTGGACGTGTACTGGATGCGGGCCGGACACGCCGTCTACGGCGGCGTGAAGGCCGAAGGGCGACGGTGA